The window CCTTACCTGCTGATTACTTAAATCAGTAGAAGATTATAAACAATCGGGCCAAACGGATTCTTCCGTTTGGTCCGATTTCGTTATAGGGCATATTAGGCTTATTGGGTTAATAAGGCTAATAAGCCTAATTATTTCTATTAGCCTAATAAGCCAGATTAGGCTAATTGGTCCAATGAGGCTAATAAGCCCAATAAGCCTAATTGGGCAAATAGCCAATTGTTTTTGTCGTAATTTTTCACATCTTGATTTTTAATAGCTGCTCTTTTGGCTTCGAAAAGACGTCCAATTGGCTTGCCAAAGATGCCTTTTAAGCCCCTTACTAACGCCCTTTTGAAGTCCAATTAAGCACCTCTCACTTCCTGATTTTATAAGTGTTTGATTACTTGTTAGTTACAAATAGGGTGCAAAGAGTCGTTTTTATTCCTGCATTTTGTGAAACATAGCCTTGTTGTTGTAAATATATTTCGTAGCCATGTGTGGCGTGTGCTAAAGTAGGTTTGTTTGTATTTGCTTTGTTTGGGTAGTATAAAACAAAGCAGCCGCATTACCAGTGGGGCAATGCGGCTGCGACCTAAGTTTCAATAAAATAATTCAGAGAGTATCTTATAGTTTAACGCTGAGACCTACATACCATGTTGCACCGTATACTGGAGCATACATGAAGGCTGCGTCGTCTGTGTGTTTCTCGTCCTGAATGTAGCTGAAGATGTTCTTAGCACCTGCATAAACAGTACATGTACCGAAACGTTTTGCAGCACGGCAGTTGAAAATCATGAAGGTGTTTGTCTTCTTAATCTTTGATGTTGCACCATCGTCCTCAGAGTTGTAGTCGATGAACATTCTTCCCTGTAATGAGCTTGTGAGAGAGAAAGTCCAAGTGCCAGGGGTATAATCGAGGTCGATATCGCCAGTCATTGCTGGGAAACGAGAGATGTTACGACTGTCTTTAGCATACTGCAGACGCTGTGGGAACTCTTTTACAGTCTCATCGTTAGGGTCTGACCAGTCTGCACGCTCGTGCTTAAACTTACCTTGATTGAAGGTCCAGTTAATACCAGCATTGAAGTTGCGGAAGAGGTTTGCCTTTGCACCTAATTCTACACCCTGTACGTAGGCATCGTCAACATTCTCCCACTGGTAAGAGTAACCGAACTTCTTAACCTCATCGTCTGCAGGAGAGAACTGAATCTTATCCTTCAAGTTGGTGCGGAAGATGTTGATGCTGAACTGATATTTTTTAGCATAATAGTCTGCTGAGAGGTTGTAGCTAATAGCACGCTCACCCTTAAGGTTAGATGATTTCCATACACGTGGCGAACCACTACAGAGGTGGAGGTCCTCAGAGAATCCGTAAGGAGCACGGAAACCTGTACCTACATTAGCACGAAGAACGAGTGAAGGAGTCAGTTCATATTTGATAGCAATACGAGGATTGACGGTTGTCTTACTAAACTTAGTAGTTGGGAAGGCGCTATCAGAAACCTTTACGCTGGTAGCATACTCCTCACCAGAGCTATGAGAGTCGACACGGATACCTGGTACAACGGTCAACTTTGGTGTTACGTTCCACTCATCCTGTACGAAGAAGCCAACCTCGTTAGCATGCTTCTTACCAATAGAAGTGTAAGGAACGCCATAGTATGGACTTGTCTTCTCGTCCTCAGCAGAGATGACATAGAGTCCAGTCTCACGCAAACGAGTGAAATAACCCTGTACACCACCAAGCAATGTATGGTTGCCAAGGATAGAAGTGAAGGTGATAGATGGTGTCACCGTATTCTCCTTAGCAATGTATGGACGCATCATAGAAACGTCAGGTTCTGCACCATCTTGATCTGGATGTGCTGGATCCTTGTGAGAATCCATGTAGTCATGAAGGAAGGTATCGTTTGTAGCCTGACGCTTATGATATACATACGCTGTCGTAAGGTTCAATTCTGAGTGCTTACCGATAGGCAAGGTGTAAGCAAGGTCAGCTGAAAGACGGTTGGTACGGATGTCTTCTGTACCGTCAGTGTATGGGTTCAGGTATTGATCATTCGTCATGACACCACCGAAACGGTGCTCATCAATCGCCTTACCACGCAGTACGAGCTTATCGTTCTTAGCAAATGGCTGATAGAAGTAAAGGCTGAAACCAAGGTTATTCATCGTCTCATCTACGCGATCAGAGATACCATCCTTGTTCTTTACTTCCTTACGTGTAAGACCATTCTGTGTGCGGTCGATAGCATCCATCTGTGTACGCTGTGCGAATACACTCAGACCGATGTTGTTATAACGCATAGATCCAGAACCCTTATAGCTCTTGAAGCCAAAGTTTCCGAACTGAATATCACCATTAACAGATGGCTCAAAGGTTGGTTCCTTTGAGATAATGTTGATAGCACCAGCAACGGCACTACTTCCATACAGGGCTGAACCGGCACCCTTAACAACCTCAAGACGGTCGATGTCATTGGTTCCAATCTGCTGCAAACCGTAAACACCGGCAAGACCAGAGTAGATTGGCTCACCATCAATGAGTACCTGTGTGTGCTCAGCACCCAATCCTTGCATACGAACCTCAGAGAAATTACAGAACTGGCACTGCTGTTCTACGCGGATGCCTGGTACACCTTCAAGTGCTTCGTATAAGTTCTGGGCATTCTTCTTGGTGATAGCCTGTGATGTCAGAACCTCTGTACGGATAGGAACATCCTTTACAAAGTGGCTGGTACGAGTACCAGTTACAACGACCTGGCTTAACTCTAATGGGTCTTTTTCCAGTTCAAAGTAGACTTCAGAACCTTTATTGTTAACCATATCTACCTCTTTTTCCTGCTGCTGATAA is drawn from Prevotella melaninogenica and contains these coding sequences:
- a CDS encoding TonB-dependent receptor; translated protein: MKKYLLILTAMLCSLVSMAQNTDAMLFGDVKAKEGGKHLSHAVIQVKGTNLKTQCDASGHFKLSNLPVGRQVIIATLAGYQQQEKEVDMVNNKGSEVYFELEKDPLELSQVVVTGTRTSHFVKDVPIRTEVLTSQAITKKNAQNLYEALEGVPGIRVEQQCQFCNFSEVRMQGLGAEHTQVLIDGEPIYSGLAGVYGLQQIGTNDIDRLEVVKGAGSALYGSSAVAGAINIISKEPTFEPSVNGDIQFGNFGFKSYKGSGSMRYNNIGLSVFAQRTQMDAIDRTQNGLTRKEVKNKDGISDRVDETMNNLGFSLYFYQPFAKNDKLVLRGKAIDEHRFGGVMTNDQYLNPYTDGTEDIRTNRLSADLAYTLPIGKHSELNLTTAYVYHKRQATNDTFLHDYMDSHKDPAHPDQDGAEPDVSMMRPYIAKENTVTPSITFTSILGNHTLLGGVQGYFTRLRETGLYVISAEDEKTSPYYGVPYTSIGKKHANEVGFFVQDEWNVTPKLTVVPGIRVDSHSSGEEYATSVKVSDSAFPTTKFSKTTVNPRIAIKYELTPSLVLRANVGTGFRAPYGFSEDLHLCSGSPRVWKSSNLKGERAISYNLSADYYAKKYQFSINIFRTNLKDKIQFSPADDEVKKFGYSYQWENVDDAYVQGVELGAKANLFRNFNAGINWTFNQGKFKHERADWSDPNDETVKEFPQRLQYAKDSRNISRFPAMTGDIDLDYTPGTWTFSLTSSLQGRMFIDYNSEDDGATSKIKKTNTFMIFNCRAAKRFGTCTVYAGAKNIFSYIQDEKHTDDAAFMYAPVYGATWYVGLSVKL